Proteins encoded within one genomic window of Nordella sp. HKS 07:
- a CDS encoding 5-guanidino-2-oxopentanoate decarboxylase, which translates to MPTCGEFLVKILEAYGVDTIFGIPGVHTVELYRGLPQTRIRHVTPRHEQGAGFMADGYARSTGKPGVCFIITGPGMTNIATAMGQAYADSIPMLVISSVNDRTHLGMAQGRLHELPSQRNLISGVAAFSHTLLDPRQLPEVLARAFAVFASARPRPVHIEIPLDVITARMNGRAKAWTLPSRPAPEPKLIAAAAKLLKAAKTPLVIGGGGAADAAQGIQKLAETLDAPVFTTINGKGILPPGHRLALAGNLGMDAAQAELEASDVVLAIGTEFGETEMYPAARQIEIKGKLIRIDIDPLQIVNQLPADIAITADSALAVSALNDALGSAAGQARKGTERAAATRKKIAAKLWPACKTHGRLLEVIGKALPDVIIAGDQTEPVYASNQTYEAPKPRSYFNSSTGYGTLGYGLPAAIGAKLGQPDRPSVCLIGDGGLQFSLPELASAVEAQVPLAVVIWNNTGYGEIKAYMMERQIPEIGVDIYTPDFVAIASGLGCKASRPATIAALHKELVQSAKRKVPTIIEIRAGDSLARELAK; encoded by the coding sequence GTGCCTACCTGTGGTGAATTCCTCGTCAAAATCCTCGAAGCCTATGGTGTCGACACCATTTTCGGCATACCGGGCGTCCACACCGTCGAGCTCTATCGTGGCCTGCCGCAGACGCGCATTCGCCACGTGACGCCGCGCCATGAGCAGGGCGCCGGCTTCATGGCCGATGGTTATGCCCGCAGCACCGGAAAGCCCGGCGTGTGCTTCATCATCACCGGCCCCGGCATGACCAATATCGCCACCGCCATGGGCCAGGCCTATGCCGATTCGATCCCCATGCTGGTGATCTCGAGCGTCAATGACAGGACGCATCTCGGCATGGCGCAGGGCCGCCTGCATGAGCTGCCATCGCAGCGCAATCTCATTTCGGGCGTTGCCGCCTTCAGCCACACGCTGCTCGATCCCAGGCAGCTGCCGGAAGTGCTGGCGCGCGCTTTCGCGGTCTTCGCCAGTGCCCGGCCGCGTCCCGTCCATATCGAGATCCCGCTCGACGTCATCACCGCCAGGATGAACGGAAGGGCCAAGGCCTGGACCTTGCCCTCGCGCCCGGCGCCGGAGCCCAAGCTGATCGCCGCGGCGGCGAAGCTGCTCAAGGCGGCGAAGACGCCGCTTGTCATCGGTGGCGGCGGTGCGGCGGACGCAGCGCAGGGCATTCAGAAGCTCGCCGAGACGCTCGACGCGCCGGTTTTCACCACCATCAACGGCAAGGGCATCCTGCCGCCCGGCCACAGGCTGGCGCTCGCCGGCAATCTCGGCATGGATGCGGCGCAGGCCGAACTGGAAGCGAGTGACGTCGTCCTCGCCATCGGCACCGAATTCGGCGAGACCGAGATGTATCCGGCCGCCAGGCAGATTGAAATCAAGGGCAAGCTTATCCGCATCGACATCGATCCATTGCAGATCGTCAATCAGTTGCCCGCCGATATCGCCATCACCGCCGACAGCGCGCTTGCGGTTTCAGCGCTCAATGATGCTCTGGGCTCCGCCGCCGGCCAGGCGCGCAAGGGCACTGAGCGTGCGGCCGCCACCCGCAAGAAAATCGCCGCCAAACTCTGGCCCGCCTGCAAGACGCATGGCCGCCTGCTCGAGGTGATCGGCAAGGCCCTGCCCGATGTCATCATCGCCGGCGACCAGACCGAGCCGGTCTATGCCTCGAACCAGACCTATGAGGCGCCGAAGCCGCGCTCCTATTTCAATTCGAGCACCGGCTACGGTACGCTGGGCTATGGGCTGCCCGCCGCGATCGGCGCCAAGCTCGGCCAGCCGGACCGTCCCTCGGTCTGCCTCATCGGCGATGGCGGCCTGCAATTCTCGCTGCCGGAGCTTGCCTCGGCTGTTGAAGCGCAGGTGCCGCTCGCGGTTGTGATCTGGAACAACACCGGCTATGGCGAGATCAAAGCCTACATGATGGAGCGCCAGATCCCCGAGATCGGCGTCGATATCTACACGCCAGACTTCGTCGCGATCGCCTCAGGGCTCGGCTGCAAGGCCTCGCGGCCCGCCACGATCGCCGCCTTGCACAAGGAACTCGTGCAGTCGGCGAAGCGCAAAGTCCCGACCATCATCGAGATCCGCGCTGGCGACAGCCTCGCCCGCGAGCTGGCCAAGTGA
- a CDS encoding IS630 family transposase (programmed frameshift): MGKPYSQDLRDRVLAAVDGGLKPGAVAELFHVDVSYVYKILIRRRTSGMTTALPWAGGPQPKLKGHHEVLRQHVSENCDATLAEIRTFLLAEHGIEVSVGCLWNALKQLKLPPQKKTQRATEQEREDIAEARRAWHEAQSDLNAARLVFIDETGAQTNMARRYGRAPRGQRLLCKVPWGHWKTITFVAALRCDGITAPAVFDGPMDGECFRAYVEQILAPTLSTGDIVIMDNLASHKVPGIKDAIEAAGAALRYLPPYSPDLNPIEQAIAKFKSHLRKEAARTLETLIQAIARTLNTFTLKECENYIRAAGYRHQL, from the exons ATGGGCAAGCCCTATTCCCAGGATTTACGTGATCGCGTGTTGGCGGCGGTTGACGGCGGGCTGAAGCCCGGCGCGGTGGCTGAGCTGTTTCATGTCGATGTGTCCTACGTCTATAAGATTCTGATCCGGCGTCGGACCAGCGGAATGACGACAGCGCTGCCGTGGGCTGGTGGTCCCCAGCCCAAGCTCAAGGGCCATCATGAAGTTCTACGCCAGCATGTGAGTGAGAACTGTGATGCCACGCTAGCGGAGATCCGGACCTTCTTACTGGCTGAGCATGGTATCGAGGTCAGTGTTGGTTGCCTTTGGAATGCTCTCAAGCAGTTGAAGCTGCCGC CTCAAAAAAAGACACAACGCGCCACCGAGCAGGAGCGCGAAGACATCGCCGAAGCGCGCCGAGCCTGGCACGAGGCTCAGAGCGATCTAAACGCGGCGCGCCTTGTCTTCATCGATGAGACCGGCGCTCAAACTAACATGGCACGCCGCTATGGCCGCGCTCCCCGCGGACAGCGCCTGCTGTGCAAAGTCCCGTGGGGACATTGGAAAACGATAACCTTCGTCGCCGCTCTCAGATGCGACGGTATCACCGCACCTGCCGTCTTCGATGGTCCGATGGATGGCGAGTGCTTCCGCGCCTATGTCGAACAGATCCTTGCGCCCACACTCTCAACCGGCGACATCGTCATCATGGACAATCTCGCCAGCCACAAGGTTCCCGGCATCAAGGATGCGATCGAAGCCGCCGGTGCTGCTCTGCGTTACCTGCCCCCTTACTCACCCGATCTCAACCCCATCGAGCAGGCAATCGCCAAGTTCAAATCACACCTGCGAAAGGAAGCTGCCCGTACTCTCGAAACCCTCATCCAGGCTATCGCCCGCACTCTCAACACCTTCACACTGAAAGAGTGCGAAAACTATATCCGCGCCGCTGGCTATCGCCATCAACTATGA
- a CDS encoding alanine racemase, translated as MPGPQVTIDLERIERNARTVVSWCEKAGISTFGVTKGACGMPQVARAMLRGGVSGLAESRFENIKRLREAGIDAPIMLLRSPPLSLIDEVIRSVDISLNSELAVIRELSRVAERMGRLHDIILMVDLGDLREGIWPDDLVPTVEQILELPGIRIAGLGTNLTCFGAIIPTEVNLGQLTELADKVRETFTLDLKYISGGNSSSLPLLLAGGMPKGINNLRIGEAILQGGRDTFLDTPRAELDRDVFLLSGELLEVKMKPSMPIGISGVDAFGGRPVFQDIGERLRGIVNIGREDANIEGLLPLAPGITVLGASSDHLILDVTEAATPPVVGDRVNFRMSYGALLAAMTSEYVEKIPMYDRHAATPASRVSIFADEAVAPVLRKQTLDGRLANIGYDVDFTTATSADDIAAALERRATPLVFGADHRASFTAMKALTRTFDAFGLIWLDAVAGMLPEQPDRPATSESALYRALGLGAGDEPIVPRLSPENVVLIGLRETAPEEVEILRAARLKIFTIADIDALGMREVIRQAVQIAAAGMQGFHVSYNPAVTDIPAYLPGSGGITVRETHQAMEAIHQSKAMRGMDITGLEGEAEPRLASLVVHFALSAFGKRIL; from the coding sequence ATGCCAGGACCGCAAGTTACCATCGACCTCGAACGGATAGAGCGCAATGCCAGGACCGTCGTCTCCTGGTGTGAGAAGGCGGGCATCTCGACCTTCGGCGTCACCAAGGGCGCCTGCGGCATGCCGCAAGTGGCGCGCGCGATGCTGCGCGGCGGTGTTTCGGGTCTCGCTGAGTCGCGCTTCGAGAACATCAAGCGGCTGCGCGAAGCCGGCATCGACGCGCCGATCATGCTGCTGCGCTCGCCGCCTCTTTCGCTGATCGACGAGGTCATCCGTTCGGTCGACATCAGTCTCAATTCCGAACTGGCCGTCATCCGTGAATTGTCGCGCGTCGCCGAGCGCATGGGCCGCCTGCATGATATCATCCTGATGGTCGATCTCGGCGATCTGCGCGAAGGCATCTGGCCCGACGATCTCGTCCCGACGGTCGAGCAGATCCTCGAACTGCCCGGCATCCGTATCGCCGGCCTCGGCACCAATCTCACTTGTTTCGGCGCCATCATCCCGACCGAGGTCAATCTCGGCCAGCTCACCGAGCTCGCCGACAAAGTACGAGAGACTTTCACCCTCGACCTCAAATACATTTCGGGCGGCAATTCAAGCTCACTGCCTTTGCTGCTCGCCGGCGGCATGCCCAAGGGCATCAACAATTTGCGCATCGGCGAGGCTATATTGCAGGGCGGCCGCGACACGTTTCTCGATACGCCGCGAGCGGAGCTCGACCGTGACGTCTTCCTCCTGTCCGGCGAGTTGCTGGAAGTGAAGATGAAGCCGTCGATGCCGATCGGCATATCGGGCGTCGACGCCTTTGGCGGGCGCCCGGTCTTCCAGGATATCGGCGAGCGCCTGCGCGGCATCGTCAACATCGGACGCGAGGATGCGAATATCGAAGGCCTCCTGCCGCTGGCGCCGGGCATCACGGTGCTCGGCGCCTCGAGCGACCATCTGATCCTCGACGTCACCGAGGCGGCGACACCGCCCGTGGTCGGCGACCGCGTGAATTTCCGCATGAGCTATGGCGCCTTGCTCGCCGCCATGACATCAGAATATGTGGAGAAGATCCCCATGTATGACCGCCATGCCGCCACACCCGCATCGCGCGTCAGCATCTTCGCTGATGAGGCAGTGGCGCCCGTGCTGCGCAAACAGACGCTCGACGGAAGGCTTGCCAATATCGGTTATGACGTCGATTTCACCACTGCGACATCCGCCGATGATATCGCCGCGGCGCTGGAGCGGCGGGCTACGCCTCTCGTCTTCGGCGCCGATCACCGCGCGAGCTTCACCGCGATGAAGGCGCTCACGCGCACCTTCGACGCCTTCGGTCTCATCTGGCTCGATGCGGTGGCGGGCATGCTGCCCGAGCAGCCGGACCGGCCGGCGACCAGTGAATCGGCACTCTATCGCGCGCTCGGACTGGGCGCCGGCGATGAGCCAATTGTGCCCAGGCTTTCGCCCGAGAATGTCGTGCTCATCGGCCTGCGCGAGACGGCGCCCGAGGAAGTAGAGATCCTGAGAGCGGCGCGTCTCAAGATCTTCACCATTGCCGATATCGACGCGCTCGGCATGCGCGAGGTGATCCGCCAGGCCGTGCAGATCGCCGCCGCCGGCATGCAGGGCTTCCATGTCAGCTACAATCCCGCCGTGACCGACATACCGGCCTATCTGCCGGGTTCGGGCGGCATCACCGTACGAGAGACCCATCAGGCGATGGAGGCCATTCACCAGAGCAAGGCGATGCGCGGCATGGACATTACCGGGCTCGAAGGCGAGGCGGAGCCGCGCCTCGCCTCGCTGGTCGTCCATTTCGCGCTCTCCGCTTTCGGCAAGCGGATCCTGTAA
- a CDS encoding C45 family autoproteolytic acyltransferase/hydolase has translation MNLIFEAIAEDQPGPKWRAVYDRHWHAYSRWFMRDGMKPRPTYLASLRALRQHMPELLPAYERVAETAGGGDLEARFLSMWCPPMYVGGCSQAVVAGSTPALLRNYDYSPELLEGTWLASRLHGRRVLAVVDCLWGALDGINEDGLAVSLAFGGRTAVGDGFGIPIVMRYVLEFSSSVAEAVKILKRVPVHMSYSIALLDRKGRHATVFVAPDRPTEVLDRRISTNHQHEIEWPRHAAATRSQERADSLDEAMLDEPDAEALLKTFLHPPVYQTAYGRGYGTIYTALYCPEDASAELVWPVARWRQSCAVFEEGTRSINFAEGTMPPRLRPPKGMAIRGGIL, from the coding sequence ATGAACCTCATCTTCGAAGCGATCGCGGAAGACCAGCCGGGACCGAAATGGCGGGCGGTCTATGACCGTCATTGGCATGCCTATAGCCGCTGGTTCATGCGTGACGGGATGAAGCCGAGGCCGACCTATCTGGCGAGCCTGCGCGCGCTGCGCCAGCATATGCCGGAGCTTCTACCCGCTTATGAGCGCGTCGCGGAAACGGCTGGCGGCGGCGATCTCGAGGCGCGCTTCCTGTCGATGTGGTGCCCGCCCATGTATGTCGGCGGCTGTTCGCAGGCCGTGGTGGCGGGAAGCACGCCCGCCCTCCTGCGTAATTACGACTACAGTCCCGAGCTTCTGGAAGGGACCTGGCTCGCCTCCAGGCTCCATGGCCGCCGCGTCCTGGCGGTGGTCGACTGCCTGTGGGGCGCACTCGACGGCATCAATGAGGACGGCCTTGCCGTGTCGCTCGCCTTTGGCGGGCGCACCGCGGTGGGCGACGGTTTCGGCATCCCGATCGTCATGCGCTATGTACTGGAATTCTCCTCCAGCGTCGCCGAGGCGGTGAAGATCCTCAAGCGCGTGCCGGTGCATATGTCCTATTCCATCGCCCTTCTCGACCGCAAAGGCCGTCATGCCACCGTCTTCGTGGCGCCGGACCGGCCGACCGAGGTTCTCGACCGGCGCATCAGCACCAACCATCAGCATGAGATCGAATGGCCGCGCCATGCCGCGGCGACCCGCTCACAGGAGCGCGCCGACAGCCTCGACGAGGCGATGCTCGACGAGCCGGATGCGGAGGCGCTGCTCAAGACCTTCCTGCATCCGCCGGTCTATCAGACCGCTTATGGGCGCGGCTATGGTACGATCTATACCGCGCTCTATTGTCCCGAGGATGCATCGGCGGAGCTCGTCTGGCCGGTCGCGCGCTGGCGGCAGTCCTGCGCCGTTTTCGAGGAAGGAACACGCAGCATTAATTTTGCCGAGGGCACGATGCCGCCGCGCTTGCGGCCGCCCAAAGGCATGGCCATCAGAGGAGGCATCCTATGA
- a CDS encoding RNA polymerase sigma factor has product MPQPGVNAQLSRPHYQALLRLAAFHSRRRDEAEDLLHDALIDAIAEGRLPWQEGTAWFRGMLRRKAAMAARGAIRQRRREGLAAVPDVAQADALPEPWKAVAALPRGQRIVALLILTGHTRAEICHLLRIADETLRQRLAALKRKLAEIGPREPLVEFTRLNGGLAAGALRRAHLPAIQRGQASFGSYDPDGHLFTVKIVKDRPHKSRGSGN; this is encoded by the coding sequence ATGCCACAACCCGGCGTGAATGCGCAGCTGTCGCGGCCTCACTACCAGGCATTGCTGCGTCTCGCCGCGTTTCACTCACGCCGCCGTGACGAGGCGGAGGATCTGCTTCATGACGCGCTGATCGACGCCATCGCGGAAGGTCGCCTGCCGTGGCAGGAAGGCACGGCATGGTTTCGCGGCATGCTGCGCCGGAAAGCGGCCATGGCGGCGCGCGGCGCCATCCGTCAGCGCCGGCGCGAGGGGCTGGCGGCGGTGCCGGATGTCGCACAAGCGGACGCCTTGCCGGAGCCCTGGAAGGCCGTGGCGGCCTTGCCGCGCGGCCAGCGGATCGTGGCTCTCCTGATTCTCACCGGCCACACCCGGGCGGAGATATGTCATTTGCTGCGCATTGCGGACGAGACGCTGCGCCAGCGTCTCGCGGCCCTGAAGCGCAAGCTCGCCGAGATCGGCCCCCGCGAGCCTCTGGTGGAGTTCACCCGTCTGAATGGCGGCCTGGCGGCGGGCGCGCTGCGGCGGGCGCACCTGCCGGCGATACAGCGGGGGCAGGCCTCCTTCGGCAGCTACGATCCCGACGGGCATCTCTTCACCGTAAAAATCGTGAAAGACCGACCTCACAAATCGCGAGGCAGCGGCAACTAG
- a CDS encoding D-amino acid dehydrogenase, with amino-acid sequence MKVLVLGGGVVGVAAAYYLSRDGHEVEIVERNDKAASETSYGNAGLVSPGDSYAWASPSALVVFIKSLYRRDLGIKVRFNLDPHFIAWSWKFLFECTHARARINTLRKLRLAFYSKTCINEIAEATKVAYDAGGKGILYFYRSQESLDAGAKHMQILADNGLTLEVIGRERLVELEPGLKAAAHEIAGAVYSPIDQTGDCCKFSRSLAAWCEQNLGARFHYGTTAIGIETDGDRVTTVLTDKGRHACDAIVIALGPETPLLTRKLGLDVPIYPVKGYSATLPLSDPSRAPTMGGVDEDRLIAYSRLGERLRVASTAEFAGYDKSHRPSDFARLLATAEDLFPGAFDRAHAEYWAGFRPMTPASVPILGRARYANLFLDCGHGHVGWTMACGSGKFVADLVSGRKPEIDTDGLLYVN; translated from the coding sequence ATGAAAGTGCTGGTGCTCGGCGGCGGCGTGGTCGGCGTGGCCGCCGCCTATTATCTAAGCCGCGACGGCCATGAGGTCGAGATCGTCGAGCGAAACGACAAGGCGGCGAGCGAGACAAGCTATGGCAATGCCGGCCTGGTATCGCCGGGCGATTCCTATGCCTGGGCTTCGCCCTCGGCCCTTGTCGTCTTTATCAAGTCGCTCTACCGGCGCGATCTCGGCATCAAGGTGCGTTTCAATCTCGATCCGCATTTCATCGCCTGGAGCTGGAAGTTTCTGTTCGAATGCACCCATGCGCGCGCGCGCATCAACACGCTGCGCAAGCTCCGCCTCGCTTTCTACTCCAAGACCTGCATCAACGAGATCGCCGAAGCGACGAAGGTCGCCTATGATGCTGGCGGCAAAGGCATTCTGTATTTCTACCGCTCTCAGGAAAGCCTCGATGCCGGCGCCAAACATATGCAGATCCTCGCCGACAATGGCCTCACCCTCGAGGTGATCGGCCGCGAGCGCCTGGTGGAGCTCGAGCCCGGCCTCAAGGCGGCGGCGCATGAGATCGCCGGCGCCGTCTATTCGCCGATCGACCAGACAGGTGATTGCTGCAAATTTTCGCGCAGCCTGGCCGCCTGGTGCGAACAGAATCTCGGCGCCCGCTTCCACTACGGCACGACGGCGATCGGCATCGAAACCGATGGCGACCGCGTGACCACCGTCCTGACCGACAAGGGCCGGCATGCCTGCGATGCGATCGTGATCGCTCTCGGCCCCGAGACGCCGCTGCTCACCCGCAAGCTCGGCCTCGATGTCCCGATCTATCCGGTGAAAGGCTACTCCGCCACTCTGCCGCTCAGCGATCCGTCGCGCGCACCCACCATGGGCGGCGTCGATGAGGACCGGCTCATCGCCTATTCGCGATTGGGCGAGCGCCTGCGCGTGGCGAGCACCGCGGAATTCGCCGGCTATGACAAAAGCCACCGGCCTTCGGATTTCGCGCGGCTTCTCGCCACCGCCGAGGATCTTTTCCCTGGCGCCTTCGACCGGGCCCACGCCGAATATTGGGCAGGCTTCAGGCCAATGACGCCGGCTTCGGTGCCGATATTGGGACGCGCCCGTTACGCCAATCTCTTCCTCGATTGCGGCCATGGCCATGTCGGCTGGACGATGGCCTGCGGATCGGGGAAATTCGTCGCCGATCTCGTTTCCGGCCGCAAGCCGGAGATCGACACGGACGGCCTTCTGTATGTGAATTAG
- a CDS encoding VOC family protein yields MLKNCRIGNICFFVKDVARTEAFYRDVMGLEVQQMGDDGSGNDWIMITIENNIDLIFFKGDSRPGTTPIIVFDLKEGLIDDVIEGLAQKGASIVTPVSHAPGGWSAEFSDPDGHQISVYQSEEMPRRRA; encoded by the coding sequence ATGCTCAAGAACTGCCGAATCGGGAATATCTGCTTCTTTGTCAAAGATGTCGCCCGCACCGAAGCCTTTTACCGCGATGTGATGGGCCTCGAGGTCCAGCAGATGGGCGATGACGGCAGCGGCAATGACTGGATCATGATCACGATCGAAAACAACATCGACCTGATCTTCTTCAAGGGCGACAGCCGGCCCGGCACCACGCCGATCATCGTCTTCGATCTCAAGGAAGGCCTGATTGACGATGTGATCGAGGGTCTGGCGCAGAAGGGTGCCAGCATCGTGACACCGGTAAGCCATGCGCCGGGTGGCTGGTCGGCCGAATTCAGCGATCCGGACGGACACCAGATCTCGGTCTATCAGAGCGAGGAGATGCCGCGCCGCCGCGCGTGA
- a CDS encoding aldehyde dehydrogenase family protein, with amino-acid sequence MRDKLYIDGEWRAPVKGGKLPVFDPYTEQVIHHVAAGGSEDVDLAVEAAARAFPIWRRISGAVRGQFLRAIAEKIRQRKDELARLSSFNNGKPLAEALIDMQDVAACFDYYGGLAAALDREQDQSVPVPDSAFRASLRREPIGVAGLIVPWNFPMVTTAWKVAPALAAGCTVVLKPSEVTPIVELELGAIADEVGLPKGVLNLVTGSGPDVGAPLTTHKDVAKISFTGSNGVGSRVMAAAAAGPKAVSLELGGKSPIVVFADADLDIATECVVNGIFFNAGQMCSATSRLLVEKSIAPSLLERVIAAAKALKPGDPLDPSTTLGPLTTKAQYDKVLSYIAKGKAEGLDLVLGGDRPGGLATGWFIAPTIFGDVPTSSPLWREEIFGPVLCVKTFASEEEAVALANDSDFGLVATVVTRDSAKAERVADAIETGLVWINSPQVIFVETSWGGFKASGIGRELGPWGLDAYLEVKHKTRRISSAA; translated from the coding sequence ATGCGGGACAAGCTCTATATCGACGGCGAATGGCGCGCCCCCGTGAAAGGCGGCAAGTTGCCCGTCTTCGATCCCTATACCGAACAGGTCATCCACCATGTCGCGGCGGGCGGGTCTGAGGATGTCGACCTGGCGGTCGAGGCGGCGGCGCGGGCCTTTCCGATCTGGCGGCGCATCTCGGGCGCGGTCCGCGGGCAATTCCTGCGCGCCATCGCGGAGAAGATACGCCAGCGCAAGGACGAGCTCGCCCGTCTGTCGTCGTTCAACAACGGCAAGCCGCTCGCCGAGGCGCTCATCGACATGCAGGATGTCGCCGCCTGCTTCGACTATTATGGCGGCCTTGCCGCGGCTCTCGACCGCGAGCAGGACCAGTCCGTCCCCGTGCCGGACAGCGCTTTCCGCGCCAGCCTGAGGCGCGAGCCGATCGGCGTCGCGGGGCTGATCGTGCCGTGGAATTTCCCGATGGTGACGACCGCGTGGAAAGTGGCGCCCGCACTCGCCGCCGGCTGCACCGTGGTGCTGAAGCCTTCAGAGGTGACGCCGATCGTCGAGCTCGAGCTCGGCGCCATTGCCGACGAGGTGGGTCTGCCCAAGGGCGTGCTCAATCTCGTCACCGGCTCAGGTCCCGATGTCGGCGCCCCGCTCACCACCCACAAGGATGTCGCCAAGATCTCCTTCACCGGCAGCAATGGGGTGGGATCGCGGGTGATGGCTGCGGCTGCGGCCGGCCCCAAGGCGGTGAGCCTCGAGCTCGGCGGTAAGTCGCCGATCGTCGTCTTCGCCGACGCCGATCTCGACATCGCCACCGAATGCGTGGTGAACGGGATCTTCTTCAACGCCGGCCAGATGTGCTCGGCGACATCCAGGCTGCTGGTCGAGAAATCGATCGCACCGAGCCTCTTGGAGCGCGTCATCGCGGCGGCCAAGGCGCTGAAGCCCGGCGATCCGCTCGATCCGTCAACGACACTGGGACCGCTCACCACGAAAGCGCAATATGACAAGGTTTTGTCCTATATCGCCAAGGGCAAAGCCGAAGGCCTCGATCTGGTCCTCGGCGGCGACAGGCCGGGCGGACTCGCGACCGGCTGGTTCATCGCACCGACAATCTTCGGCGACGTCCCGACTTCGAGCCCGCTCTGGCGCGAGGAGATCTTCGGCCCTGTCCTGTGCGTGAAGACCTTCGCCAGCGAGGAAGAGGCGGTGGCGCTCGCCAATGACAGCGATTTCGGCCTGGTGGCGACGGTGGTGACGCGCGACTCAGCTAAGGCCGAGCGCGTCGCCGATGCGATCGAGACCGGTCTCGTCTGGATCAACAGTCCGCAAGTGATTTTCGTCGAGACCTCCTGGGGCGGCTTCAAGGCGAGCGGCATCGGCCGCGAACTCGGACCCTGGGGCCTCGATGCCTATCTCGAAGTCAAGCACAAGACCCGGCGGATAAGTTCCGCGGCTTAA
- a CDS encoding biotin carboxylase: MQTVRNVSDLRNVMHRNERPIYFISATNFNLLGIDQWVRNLKFISYIDCFDGRHPNVFVPSKAPHDEFESIEDINNHMLQHKDVVDHVTKRGGTPAATFLMFDEETEGLCDELGIDVWFPQAELRSRCDNKMETVRIGNKAGVASVPNTLARASSYDELIKAADKAKIGRDLVVQSAFGDSGHTTFFIANEQDFARHAKDITGEKEVKIMKRIKCRGATMEACATRSGTLVGPLLTEVVGRKELTPYKGGWCGNEIFPGAFSEKVRDKARDMAFRFGNRLIKEGYRGYFDLDFLIDETDGEVYLGELNPRICGASSMTNHAAFAYADAPLFLFHLLEFSGLKYKIDVEELNERWARKEFIDSWSQLVIKATDETVDIVTHAPPTGVYRMASDGSVSYDRFDYNRQAIESEREAFFLRITGPGDYRYEGADLGILITRGRVMSDDFDLNDRARDWIKGIKRLYAAKPLTEVQREEAPAPGSFKIL, translated from the coding sequence ATGCAGACGGTCAGGAACGTTTCGGATTTGCGCAATGTCATGCACCGCAACGAGCGGCCGATCTATTTCATCTCGGCGACGAATTTCAATCTGCTCGGCATCGACCAGTGGGTACGCAATCTGAAATTCATCTCCTATATCGACTGCTTCGACGGCCGCCATCCTAATGTCTTCGTGCCGTCCAAGGCGCCGCATGACGAGTTCGAGTCCATCGAGGACATCAACAACCACATGCTCCAGCACAAGGATGTGGTCGATCATGTGACGAAGCGCGGCGGCACACCGGCCGCCACCTTCCTCATGTTCGATGAAGAGACCGAAGGTCTGTGCGACGAGCTCGGCATCGATGTCTGGTTTCCGCAAGCCGAGCTCAGATCGCGCTGCGACAACAAGATGGAGACCGTCCGCATCGGCAACAAGGCGGGCGTCGCCTCGGTGCCGAACACGCTGGCGAGAGCCTCGAGCTATGACGAGCTGATCAAGGCCGCCGACAAGGCCAAGATCGGCCGCGATCTCGTGGTGCAGAGCGCCTTTGGCGATTCCGGCCACACCACCTTCTTCATCGCCAATGAGCAGGACTTCGCCCGCCATGCGAAGGACATCACGGGCGAGAAGGAAGTGAAGATCATGAAGCGGATCAAGTGCCGCGGTGCCACGATGGAGGCCTGCGCCACCCGTTCCGGCACGCTGGTCGGCCCGCTCCTGACCGAGGTGGTCGGCCGCAAGGAGCTCACCCCTTACAAAGGCGGCTGGTGCGGCAACGAGATCTTCCCCGGCGCCTTCAGCGAGAAGGTGCGCGACAAGGCGCGCGACATGGCGTTCCGCTTCGGCAACCGGCTGATCAAAGAAGGTTATCGCGGCTATTTCGATCTCGACTTCCTGATCGACGAGACCGACGGCGAGGTCTATCTGGGCGAGCTCAATCCGCGCATCTGCGGCGCCTCTTCGATGACCAACCACGCGGCCTTCGCCTATGCCGACGCGCCGCTCTTCCTTTTCCATCTGCTCGAGTTCTCCGGCCTCAAATACAAGATCGATGTCGAGGAACTGAACGAGCGCTGGGCGCGCAAGGAGTTCATCGATTCCTGGTCGCAGCTCGTCATCAAGGCGACCGACGAGACGGTCGATATCGTGACCCATGCGCCGCCGACCGGCGTCTATCGCATGGCGAGCGACGGCTCGGTCTCCTATGACCGCTTCGACTATAACCGGCAGGCGATCGAGTCCGAGCGCGAAGCCTTCTTCCTGCGCATCACCGGTCCCGGCGACTATCGCTATGAGGGCGCCGATCTCGGCATATTGATCACCCGCGGACGCGTGATGAGCGACGATTTCGACTTGAACGACCGGGCGCGCGACTGGATCAAGGGCATCAAGCGCCTCTATGCGGCAAAGCCCTTGACCGAAGTGCAGAGAGAGGAAGCGCCGGCGCCGGGATCGTTCAAGATACTCTAA